A window from Vigna angularis cultivar LongXiaoDou No.4 chromosome 7, ASM1680809v1, whole genome shotgun sequence encodes these proteins:
- the LOC108338605 gene encoding rhodanese-like domain-containing protein 7 isoform X2, whose amino-acid sequence MPTVSPIERVGKYVGPEDWNALINDPDTVVIDVRNNYETRIGKFKGAVDPCTTSFREFPSWVEERFQLSETDDGKNPKVEVNNSVQPAEKEMENQKQHMPRVAMYCTGGIRCEKATSLLLSKGFKEVYHLEGGILKYLEEVPETESLWEGECFVFDKRVSVEHGLVPGNFKLCYGCKQPVSDADMEAPEFEYGVSCPHCFALKSDEEKERARARQRQFERWGIIGGPDKGRRPTTQEPESLSRNPNQLSRSI is encoded by the exons ATGCCTACTGTGTCACCTATTGAAAGAGTTGGAAAATATGTTGGCCCAGAAGATTGGAATGCTTTGATCAATGATCCAGATACA GTGGTTATTGATGTGCGGAATAACTATGAAACCAGAATCGGAAAGTTTAAAGGAGCAGTTGATCCATGTACTACATCATTTCGTGAATTCCCGTCTTGGGTAGAGGAGCGTTTCCAGCTTAGCGAAACAGACGATGGTAAGAATCCAAAAGTTGAGGTAAACAATTCAGTCCAACCTGCTGAAAAAGAAATGGAGAATCAAAAACAACATATGCCACGCGTTGCAATGTATTGCACTGGAGGTATTCGTTGTGAGAAAGCTACAAGTCTACTTCTCAGCAAAGGTTTCAAAGAG GTTTATCACCTGGAAGgtggaattttaaaatatcttgaaGAGGTTCCAGAAACAGAAAGCCTCTGGGAAGGGGAATGCTTTGTTTTCGACAAACGAGTCTCTGTGGAGCATGGCTTGGTGCCAGGAAATTTCAAACTCTGCTATGGCTGTAAACAGCCTGTGAGTGATGCTGACATGGAGGCCCCAGAATTTGAATATGGAGTTTCCTGTCCTCACTGTTTTGCACTGAAATCTGATGAAGAGAAGGAGAGAGCTCGAGCTCGACAAAGACAATTTGAGAGATGGGGAATCATAGGTGGTCCAGACAAGGGTCGCCGCCCAACTACTCAAGAACCGGAAAGTCTTAGCAGGAATCCAAACCAGCTTTCACGTTCTATTTAA
- the LOC108338606 gene encoding uncharacterized protein LOC108338606 gives MIGSLYVADSLKISSLSISNSYNPAIPCQTLVSSNKVTPSSVTMARDLSFKVSTSSQSHASFVVQRKENNNGDNGFVVGCAKWGLQREAEDEMKPHEDDDKGRNGMTRFRHNCGEGEGIAELLECLEREAIMGEDVGKDPTDYNRRAKIFDRSSQVFQALKKHNSDGFPQESS, from the coding sequence ATGATAGGGTCTTTGTATGTTGCTGATTCCCTCAAGATCTCTTCTCTTTCTATCAGTAACTCCTATAACCCTGCTATTCCATGTCAAACCCTTGTCTCTTCAAATAAAGTGACACCGTCATCAGTTACCATGGCCAGAGATTTGAGCTTCAAGGTCAGCACTTCTTCTCAGAGCCATGCTTCTTTTGTGGTGCAACGGAAAGAGAATAATAATGGGGATAATGGGTTTGTAGTAGGGTGTGCAAAATGGGGTTTGCAGAGAGAAGCGGAAGATGAGATGAAACcgcatgaagatgatgacaagGGTAGGAATGGAATGACAAGGTTTAGACATAACTGTGGAGAAGGAGAGGGGATTGCGGAGCTGTTGGAGTGTTTAGAAAGGGAAGCTATAATGGGTGAAGATGTGGGAAAAGATCCTACTGATTACAACAGAAGGGCTAAGATATTTGATAGAAGCTCTCAAGTATTCCAAGCTCTCAAAAAACATAACAGTGATGGTTTCCCACAAGAGTCTTCTTAA
- the LOC108338605 gene encoding rhodanese-like domain-containing protein 7 isoform X1, which translates to MEAYPNAASMLRSRTIIPPLPPLLALSARLPSPSQSPLLSPSVTPSEATLSCSGTPKPSFHSFSLFSNSHTLQTMTLSKCFSHIGPTVPIPDPPGSEPEPDSPLVVVSFYKFADFPDHALMRSPLKQLCQRLRVSGGIILAPEGINGSICGTRESVEAVLAFAQGDDRLKGLRRVESPVGPEEEAIHHGHSAASPLAAGEDAPFRWDHVRVKLKKEIVTLGMPTVSPIERVGKYVGPEDWNALINDPDTVVIDVRNNYETRIGKFKGAVDPCTTSFREFPSWVEERFQLSETDDGKNPKVEVNNSVQPAEKEMENQKQHMPRVAMYCTGGIRCEKATSLLLSKGFKEVYHLEGGILKYLEEVPETESLWEGECFVFDKRVSVEHGLVPGNFKLCYGCKQPVSDADMEAPEFEYGVSCPHCFALKSDEEKERARARQRQFERWGIIGGPDKGRRPTTQEPESLSRNPNQLSRSI; encoded by the exons ATGGAAGCATATCCAAACGCGGCTTCCATGCTGAGAAGCAGAACCATAATACCTCCTCTTCCACCATTACTCGCCCTCAGTGCAAGGCTTCCATCACCGTCACAGTCACCGTTACTGTCACCCTCCGTTACCCCCTCGGAAGCCACACTATCGTGTTCTGGAACCCCGAAACCCTCGTTCCAcagtttttctctcttctccaaTTCTCACACTCTTCAAACCATGACGCTCTCCAAGTGCTTCTCTCACATTGGGCCCACCGTCCCCATTCCGGACCCACCCGGATCCGAACCCGAACCCGATTCCCCTCTCGTGGTGGTTTCCTTCTACAAATTCGCGGATTTTCCCGATCATGCTCTCATGCGAAGCCCCTTGAAGCAACTCTGTCAACGCCTG CGTGTTTCAGGTGGAATTATTCTTGCGCCTGAAGGGATCAATGGCAGCATCTGTGGAACTCGGGAGTCAGTTGAGGCTGTTCTGGCATTTGCCCAAGGTGATGATCGATTGAAGGGACTAAGGCGAGTGGAATCACCTGTTGGTCCTGAGGAGGAGGCCATCCATCATGGCCATAGTGCTGCTTCTCCTCTTGCTGCTGGGGAAGATGCGCCCTTCCGATGGGATCATGTGAGGGTCAAGTTGAAGAAAGAG ATTGTTACTCTTGGGATGCCTACTGTGTCACCTATTGAAAGAGTTGGAAAATATGTTGGCCCAGAAGATTGGAATGCTTTGATCAATGATCCAGATACA GTGGTTATTGATGTGCGGAATAACTATGAAACCAGAATCGGAAAGTTTAAAGGAGCAGTTGATCCATGTACTACATCATTTCGTGAATTCCCGTCTTGGGTAGAGGAGCGTTTCCAGCTTAGCGAAACAGACGATGGTAAGAATCCAAAAGTTGAGGTAAACAATTCAGTCCAACCTGCTGAAAAAGAAATGGAGAATCAAAAACAACATATGCCACGCGTTGCAATGTATTGCACTGGAGGTATTCGTTGTGAGAAAGCTACAAGTCTACTTCTCAGCAAAGGTTTCAAAGAG GTTTATCACCTGGAAGgtggaattttaaaatatcttgaaGAGGTTCCAGAAACAGAAAGCCTCTGGGAAGGGGAATGCTTTGTTTTCGACAAACGAGTCTCTGTGGAGCATGGCTTGGTGCCAGGAAATTTCAAACTCTGCTATGGCTGTAAACAGCCTGTGAGTGATGCTGACATGGAGGCCCCAGAATTTGAATATGGAGTTTCCTGTCCTCACTGTTTTGCACTGAAATCTGATGAAGAGAAGGAGAGAGCTCGAGCTCGACAAAGACAATTTGAGAGATGGGGAATCATAGGTGGTCCAGACAAGGGTCGCCGCCCAACTACTCAAGAACCGGAAAGTCTTAGCAGGAATCCAAACCAGCTTTCACGTTCTATTTAA